The Chloroflexota bacterium genomic interval TATGCTATAATACGATATATTTTGATGAAGTTCGTACTCAAAATCCCCACTTCCCGTTTCCATGGAGCCTATCTTGAGCACACCAGACACCCAAAAACAGACAAACCGCCTGATCAACGAAACCAGCCCTTACCTGCGCCAGCACGCCCACAACCCGGTCGACTGGTTTCCCTGGGGCGAGGAGGCGCTGGAGAGGGCAAGAAGCGAAAACAAGCCCATCTTCCTCAGTGTGGGCTACTCCGCCTGCCACTGGTGCCACGTCATGGAGCGGGAATCCTTCGAGGATGAGAAAACCGCCGCCATGATGAACGACCTTTTTATCAACATCAAGGTGGACCGGGAGGAGCGCCCCGACCTGGACGCCATCTACATGCAGGCGGTGCAGTCCATGACCGGCCAGGGAGGCTGGCCCATGAGTGTCTGGCTGACTCCCGATGGCTCTCCCTTTTACGGCGGCACCTACTTTCCGCCCACGCCCCGCCACGGCATGCCCAGCTTCCAGCAGGTGATAACGGCCATCTCCGATGCCTATCGTAACAGGCGGGATAAGATCGAAGAAAGCGCCGGCAAGCTTCGGGATTCCCTGCAGCGCACAGCCTTCGTCGGATCAACTGAGGGGTCCCTTGACGCTATGATCGCCGAGCGGGCATTTCAGGGCCTGATACAAACCTACGACAGCATCGAGGGGGGATTCGGCAACGCGCCCAAGTTTCCCCAACCCATGACTCTTTTTTTCCTGCTGCGCTACCACCAGCGGGCGGGCAACGGGCAGGCCTTACAGATGACAGTGCACACCCTGCGCAAGATGGCGCGGGGAGGGATGTATGACCAACTGGGCGGCGGTTTCCATCGCTATTCGGTGGACACTCTCTGGCTGGTTCCCCATTTCGAGAAGATGCTCTATGACAACTCGCAGCTGGCCCGGATCTACCTTGAGGCCTGGCAGGTAACCGGCGATCCCGAATTTCGTCGGGTGGCGGAGCAGAGCCTGGACTACGTCGCGCGGGAGATGACCGACCCGAGCGGCGGGTTCTACTCCACCCAGGACGCAGACAGCGAAGGTGAGGAGGGTAAGTTCTTCCTATGGAAGCTCTCGGAGCTGCAGGAACTCCTGGGGGTTGAGGATGCGCGCCTGGCGGCGGCGTATTACGATGTGACGGCCAGGGGCAACACTTCGACTACGCTCAGTGCAGGCTTCGAGGGAAAAAATATCCTCCATGTAGACCACGACCTGGAAACCGTAGCCCGACGCTCTGGCGTTTCACCCGAACACCTGCGGACGGTCCTTGCCCGTAGCAGGGCCAGGCTGTTCGAGGCCAGAGAGAAACGGATCAAACCGGCGCGCGACGACAAGGTGCTGACCGCCTGGAACGGGCTGATGCTGCGGGCCTTCGCTTATGCCGCCCGCGTGTTGGGCCGGGAGGACTACCGGCAGATCGCCGAAGCCAACGCCGAGTTTCTCTTGCGGGAACTGCTTACCGGGGATGGCAGGCTGCTGCGAAGCTGGGCACCGGGCTCCTTGACGGGAGGCGAAGCGCAGGCCAGGTTCAACGCCTACCTGGAGGATTACGCCAACCTGGTCGACGGGCTGGTGGAGCTCTACCAGCTCAGCTTCGATCTGCGCTGGCTGCAGGCTGCCCGTGATCTGGCCGACACCATGATCGAGCTCTTCTGGGACGAGCAAGATGGCGGTTTCTACCAGACCAGCTATGATCATGAGGCGCTGGTGGCCCGGCCAAAAGACTTCGTGGATAACGCCACTCCCTCGGGCAACTCGGTGGCGGCCGACGTGTTGCAGCGCCTTGCCGTGTTGACGGGCGACGACCGCTACCCGAAATACGCCGAGACTATCCTGCTGCAACTGCGGGAAGCCATGGCCCGGCAACCGCTGGGGTTCGGGCACCTGCTGGGTGCTCTTGAACGTTACCTGGCCAGGCCGCAAGAGGTTGCCATCATCGGAGATCCAGCTAATCAGGTTACGCAGATGTTGTTGCGAGAAGTGCGGGAACCTTTCCTTCCCAATGTGGTGGTGGTCCTGGCGCCAACAGAGCAGGCAGCAGCCGAATGGGCTGAGACAGTGCCCCTGTTGGCCGATCGGGTTCAGATCGGCGGCAAACCTACCGCCTATGTCTGTGAGAATTTCGCCTGCCAGCTGCCGGTGACCGATCCCGACGCCCTGGCCCGCCAGTTGGAAGCGTGAGGAAGGCTGGCTGAGCACGCCAATATAGAAGGACCCCGCGCTACAACCTGTGCCAGGGCCCGTGCAGTTCATCGCGGCAAAGAGATATTTGCAGTCACTCGGTCAGGGCGCGTCGACGACAGCGCCGCCAATGGGGAGCCTACGGATACGATACGGCGCTGTTGTGAACACCGGCATTGCACAAGGGAGGCTGTTATTGATAGTCTCCAATCCACACTACCCAATCCAGATACTCATGAACTGCATTGTAAAGCCGGCGGTCACCAGTGATCAGAGGTTCCCCAGTCATCTCAGCGAGAGCAAGATAGGCCGCGTCATAGGCAGAACGATCAAAGCGTTGTGCAAAAGGCAGAATCTGCTGCCAGGTCACCGGCCTCAAGGCGATCCCCAGGCCCTCAATTGCGATAAGAACATCCCTCGCCTGCATATCGCTGAGGCGTCCTTGTCGCCGTGCCTGAACGACTGCATTGGTCACTTCGTTGAGCAGCAAGGTAGGCGCAACCAACGCCACATGCCTGACCACGTGGTCACGGACCAGGCCCTGCGCTTGCGCCTGATCCTTGTCAGGTAAGAAGGCGCTGAGAATGACACTGGCATCGACAATCATTGTCGTGACTCCAGCTCCTCTCTGGATGCCTCGTACAACTCCTTGGCAGCGAGATCACTCCCCTCTAGCGAACGGGAAATCCGCAGCATCTCCAGATAGGCCTGTACCTGGCGCAGGCGTTCGTATTCCTCAGGAGAGACAAGAACACCGACAGGCTTACCCCGACGCGTGATAGTCACGGGTCGCTCGGGGATCTTTTTCAACCAGTAGGAAAGACGATTGTGCATATCAGTAATTGAAACTTGCATTTGACACCTCTCTTTCTAGACAGAATCCCTAGACAATTATGTAGACTTTGACGGGAAAGGACAAACCAGCCTGACAGATCGACCGTCGTCTTCTGACCGCCGACCACTGACCACTGATGGCTGTCTTCTGGAAGCCGTCTGTCGTCTGTCGTCTGCCGTCCGTGGTCCGCCATCCGCCGTCTTCTGGAAGCTGACCGCTTGCACCAATCCGATCAGCCGGTGTAAAATGTACCCTGTTTGGATCCATGCATTTCAACCGGTTTGAAACCCCTGGAGGTATCGCGATGAAGACCCCGTACTGGCTGCGCCTGACCACCCTGGTAATCCTGGTTGCCATCACCATAGCGCTGCTACCCACAGCCGGCTATGCCCGACAAACCACGCAAACCCTGCCAGAGGACACCCCCGAACGGTTCGTGGTGAGGGTCTATTACGACGACCCGGCTGATCTGACCCAGCTCTCCAGCTTCGATCTGTTCGAGTACAACAACAAAAAAGAGCAATACGTCCTGGTTGGCGTCGACCGCTTCGACCATGCCGTGCTGCAATCCCTGGGCTGGCGCGTCGAATTGGATATCAAGGAGACAGCGGCTTTTAACAGAAGACCGCCCGTACACCCTGAACAGCTGAGCGGCATCCCCGGCTATCCCTGCTATCGCACCGTGGAGGAGACCTTCGCCACCGCCCAGAGTATCGTCGCGGCCTATCCTGATCTGGCCTCCTGGATCGACGCAGGCGACTCGTGGGAAAAGAGCGAGCCTGGCGGCCTGGACGGCTACGACATGATGGTACTGAAGCTCAGCAACGCCAATGTTCCCGGCCCCAAGCCCAAACTTTTCATCACCACATCCATCCATGCCCGGGAGTACACCCCGGCCGAGTTGAATACCCGCTTCGCCGAATACCTGGTCGCCAATTACAACATCGACCCCGATGTGACCTGGGTGCTGGACTACCACGAGATCCACCTGATGCTGCAGGCCAACCCCGATGGGCGAAAGCACGCAGAAGCTGCCCAATCCTGGCGCAAAAATACCAACCAGAATTACTGCAGCCCCACCAGCAACAACCGCGGCGCTGACCTCAATCGCAACTTCGAGTTCCAGTGGGGTTGTTGTGGTGGCTCCAGCGGCAGCCAATGCGATTTAACCTATCGCGGCCCCAGTTCGGCCTCCGAACCGGAAACGCAGGCCATCCAGACCTACATGCGCAGCATCTTCCCCGATCAACGGGGTGATCCCCTCAACGATCCCGCGCCGGACGATGCCACAGGGGTCTATCTGGACATCCACAGCTACAGCGAACTGGTGCTCTGGCCCTGGGGATTCACCAGTACCGTGGCGCCCAATGGCACAGCCCTGCAGACGCTGGGACGCCGCTTTGCTTACTTCAATGGCTACTATCCCGAACAGGCCATTGGCCTCTATCCCACCGACGGCACCACCGACGATTTCGGCTACGGCGATCTGGGCGTTCCCTCCTACACCTTTGAGCTGGGCACTGCCTTCTTCCAGAGCTGTTCCGCCTTCGAGAACACCATCCTGCCCGACAACCTGCCGGCCCTGCTCTACGCTGCCAGGGTTGCTCGCACGCCCTACCTGACACCGGCAGGCCCCGACGCGCTGAATGTCACCCCGTCGCCTGGTACCATCTACATCGGAGAAGCGGCAACTCTGACCGCTACCATCGACGATACCCGCTTCAACAATGGCAACGGCACAGAGCCCACCCAGAACATCGTGGCCGCCCAATACTACGTCGATGTGCCTCCCTGGGAACCGAGCGCGACCGGGTATCCTATGACCGCGGTCGACGGCAGTTTCAACAGCACGGTCGAAGATGTAACCACTGATCTGGATACCACTGGCCTGACCCCTGGCCGCCACATCATCTTCGTGCGAGGCCAGGATTCCGCCGCTAACTGGGGACCAGTAAGCGCGGCATTTGTCGAGGTCAAGCTGTTCAGTGCCAACCCGACCACTCAGGCTGTGTGCAGTCCGGCCGATGCCAGCTTCACTCTGAATGTGGGAGGCTCCGATCCGGTCACGCTAAGCGCTTCTGGTAACCCGGCCGGCACAACAGCCGATTTTTCGGTCAATCCGGTTTCACCGCCAGGCAGCAGCATCCTGACCATTGGCAACACGGGCAGTGCCGCCCCGGGCAGCTACGCCATCGACGTGACCGGCGTGTCCGCCAGCGCAACGCAGACCACCACCCTCCATCTTGACCTGTATGACGGATCCCCCGGCGTCCCGACCCTGATCAGCCCGGCCGACGGTGCGGTCAACGTGAGCGTTACACCGGCCTTCACCTGGAATCCCGTCGCGCAAGCAGCCACCTACAGTATCGAGATCGCCACCGATAGTGCATTCAACATGGTGGTCGACTCCGCATCGGGGCTGAGCAACACCAGCTACACGCCGGCCGTTGCTCTCAACACCGGCACCCGGTACTTCTGGCGGGTCTGGGCCGACAACACCTGTGGCCCGGGCACTTACTCGCCGGTGTACAACTTCATCACCGTTGCCGCGCCCGGCGACTGCGGCCCTGGCTCGGTGGCCAGTTTACTTCTCAGCGAAGGCTTCGAAGCAGGCGGGACTGGCTGGACTTCGGGAGGCAGTGGCAACACATGGGCGCTGAGTACCGCCCGGCCCCACACAGGCAGCTACGCCTTCCATGGTGACGATGTTACTTCCATCAGCGATCAATACCTGGTCTCGCCGGCCGTTTCGCTGCCGGTAGGGCAGTCGCCCTTGAGCCTCAAGTTCTGGAACTACCAGGAGATGGAGGATCGTTCAGGTGGCTGTTATGACGGCGGTGTTATCGAGGTCAGCAGCGACGGCGGCGCCACGTGGATCCGCCTGGAAAGCGAATTATTGACCGATCTCTACGACGGGCCGATTTACAGCGGTTCCGGCAACCCGCTGGGCGGGCAGAATGCCTGGTGTGGTGATCCCCAGGATTGGCTGAACAGTATCGTCGATATCGACGCCTTCGCCGGTGAGACGGTTCAGTTCCGCTGGCGACTGGCTACCGATAGCTCAGTGGGTCGAGAGGGCTGGCACGTCGACGATGTGGTGGTGCAGGCCTGCGAAGTACCCTGCGCGTATGATGTCGACTCCTCTGGCCATGTCGACATAGCCGACATACAGTTGGTTGCCGGTTTCTGGGGCAGCCCCCATCCCATTTATGATTTCAATGGCAGTGGCACCGTCGACGTCGACGACATCCAGGCCGTCGCCAACTGGTGGAACACGATCTGTATTGATTGATGACCCCTCCCCGAGCCATGGAGTCGATGTTTTCGTCAAAACCCTGACGCTTCTCTGCAAGTTTGACATCTCCCCCTCCCAATCTGGGAGGGGGCCGGGGGGTGGGTCAACAATGCCCTATTCAGAATAGCCGGGAAACGCGATAACTATTTTGCACATCGATTGCATAGTGCTATAATCTGCACGCTTTGAGCGCCCCGCTCAAAGCTCGTTCCCTGTTTCAACATCAGCCCAGCTAGAAATCACAGGAGGCACAACCGAGATGAATCGTCGACTCCCCGTCCTTTTCCTGGCAGCCATGCTCACCATAGCTTTGGTCTTGCCAATCCTGCCTGCTGCTACCACAGCGGACGCCAGCCCCGTCCAAACCGATGGGGGCATCCAGGTGCGGGTGCCCAACTTCGCCTTCGATCCCATCCTGGAGGGTGAACCCAAGCTTAGCAATGAGCAGCGCTTCGAGGCTACCGACTCCGGCTTCCGCCTGGTCCAATTCTACGGCCCCACAGAGGACGCCTGGTTGGTCGAGTTGGAAGCCAGCGGCCTGACAATCCTGCAATATTATCCCCACTATACCTACCTGGTCTGGGCCGATGCTGCAGCTACCCGTGCTGCCAGCCAGTTCGACTTCGTTCGCTGGACCGGCTCCTTCCATCCCGTCTACAAGGTCAACAGCGACTTGACGGGCCGCGAAGGCATTGTTCAGAATGTCGATATCCTCTTCTACAACGACGGCAAGATCGACGAAACACTGGCGGCCATCGAGGCGTTGGGGGGCAATATCGTGCAGGTCTACCCGGCCCAGCCAGACAAGGCCTTCTTCGATGCCATTGTCGAGATGGATGCCAACTCCTTTGACAGCATTGCCACCATCGGCAGTGTGCTCTGGTTCGGTTACTCTCATCCCGAGCCTGTGCTGGACGACGAGATGGCGACCCAGATCGTGGCTGGAAACACGGTGGGCGGCGTGCCCCAACTGGGCTACTACGCTCACCTGGCCAACCTGGGCTACGATGGCACAGGCGTGCGCTGGGCCACCGTGGACACCGGCGTGGACTACGCCCACCCTGATCTCAATACGCATATCGCCGGCGGCTATAGCTTCCCCGGCGCATGTGCAAGCCCCGATGCTGGCGACGATTGCCCCAACGGCGGCCACGGCACCCACGTGACCGGCATCATCGGTGGCACCGGTGCAGGCGATGGCGTGGGCAATACCACTGACCCCGACGGCTTCCTCTACGGCGTGGGCATCGCCCCCGGCTACGAGATCTTCGCCATGAACTCCCTGTCCGCCTCCGCCTGGCCCCCGACCGGTGGCTGGCAGGAGCACAGCAAGCGGGCGGTTCTGGGCGGTGCCATCGGCGGCAACAACTCCTGGACCACCGGCGAGGGCACCCAGCACGGCTACCAGGCCTCCGAGCGCACCCATGACATCATGGTGCTGGACGGCAACTTCGACACAACCTCCGTAGCCGAGCCCTTCATCGAGGTCTTCTCGGCCGGCAACTCCGGCTTCAGTGGCCTGACCTCACCCAAGGAGGGCAAAAACCTGATCGTCACCGCGGCCAGCCTCAACTACCGGGCTGGAAACATCGATACGATCGCAGGCTTCAGCAGCCGCGGCCCGGCCGTGGACGGTCGCTGGGTTCCCACCATTGCCGCACCAGGCGATGACATCGCCTCCACGCGGCGCCTCGGAACGGCCAGCCAGTGCACCAGCACCATTGCCGGTACCAATGGGCTTTACTCCCTCTGCTCCGGCACCAGCATGGCCGCGCCTCAGA includes:
- a CDS encoding thioredoxin domain-containing protein; translation: MSTPDTQKQTNRLINETSPYLRQHAHNPVDWFPWGEEALERARSENKPIFLSVGYSACHWCHVMERESFEDEKTAAMMNDLFINIKVDREERPDLDAIYMQAVQSMTGQGGWPMSVWLTPDGSPFYGGTYFPPTPRHGMPSFQQVITAISDAYRNRRDKIEESAGKLRDSLQRTAFVGSTEGSLDAMIAERAFQGLIQTYDSIEGGFGNAPKFPQPMTLFFLLRYHQRAGNGQALQMTVHTLRKMARGGMYDQLGGGFHRYSVDTLWLVPHFEKMLYDNSQLARIYLEAWQVTGDPEFRRVAEQSLDYVAREMTDPSGGFYSTQDADSEGEEGKFFLWKLSELQELLGVEDARLAAAYYDVTARGNTSTTLSAGFEGKNILHVDHDLETVARRSGVSPEHLRTVLARSRARLFEAREKRIKPARDDKVLTAWNGLMLRAFAYAARVLGREDYRQIAEANAEFLLRELLTGDGRLLRSWAPGSLTGGEAQARFNAYLEDYANLVDGLVELYQLSFDLRWLQAARDLADTMIELFWDEQDGGFYQTSYDHEALVARPKDFVDNATPSGNSVAADVLQRLAVLTGDDRYPKYAETILLQLREAMARQPLGFGHLLGALERYLARPQEVAIIGDPANQVTQMLLREVREPFLPNVVVVLAPTEQAAAEWAETVPLLADRVQIGGKPTAYVCENFACQLPVTDPDALARQLEA
- a CDS encoding type II toxin-antitoxin system VapC family toxin, translating into MIVDASVILSAFLPDKDQAQAQGLVRDHVVRHVALVAPTLLLNEVTNAVVQARRQGRLSDMQARDVLIAIEGLGIALRPVTWQQILPFAQRFDRSAYDAAYLALAEMTGEPLITGDRRLYNAVHEYLDWVVWIGDYQ
- a CDS encoding type II toxin-antitoxin system Phd/YefM family antitoxin, which gives rise to MQVSITDMHNRLSYWLKKIPERPVTITRRGKPVGVLVSPEEYERLRQVQAYLEMLRISRSLEGSDLAAKELYEASREELESRQ
- a CDS encoding M14 family zinc carboxypeptidase — its product is MKTPYWLRLTTLVILVAITIALLPTAGYARQTTQTLPEDTPERFVVRVYYDDPADLTQLSSFDLFEYNNKKEQYVLVGVDRFDHAVLQSLGWRVELDIKETAAFNRRPPVHPEQLSGIPGYPCYRTVEETFATAQSIVAAYPDLASWIDAGDSWEKSEPGGLDGYDMMVLKLSNANVPGPKPKLFITTSIHAREYTPAELNTRFAEYLVANYNIDPDVTWVLDYHEIHLMLQANPDGRKHAEAAQSWRKNTNQNYCSPTSNNRGADLNRNFEFQWGCCGGSSGSQCDLTYRGPSSASEPETQAIQTYMRSIFPDQRGDPLNDPAPDDATGVYLDIHSYSELVLWPWGFTSTVAPNGTALQTLGRRFAYFNGYYPEQAIGLYPTDGTTDDFGYGDLGVPSYTFELGTAFFQSCSAFENTILPDNLPALLYAARVARTPYLTPAGPDALNVTPSPGTIYIGEAATLTATIDDTRFNNGNGTEPTQNIVAAQYYVDVPPWEPSATGYPMTAVDGSFNSTVEDVTTDLDTTGLTPGRHIIFVRGQDSAANWGPVSAAFVEVKLFSANPTTQAVCSPADASFTLNVGGSDPVTLSASGNPAGTTADFSVNPVSPPGSSILTIGNTGSAAPGSYAIDVTGVSASATQTTTLHLDLYDGSPGVPTLISPADGAVNVSVTPAFTWNPVAQAATYSIEIATDSAFNMVVDSASGLSNTSYTPAVALNTGTRYFWRVWADNTCGPGTYSPVYNFITVAAPGDCGPGSVASLLLSEGFEAGGTGWTSGGSGNTWALSTARPHTGSYAFHGDDVTSISDQYLVSPAVSLPVGQSPLSLKFWNYQEMEDRSGGCYDGGVIEVSSDGGATWIRLESELLTDLYDGPIYSGSGNPLGGQNAWCGDPQDWLNSIVDIDAFAGETVQFRWRLATDSSVGREGWHVDDVVVQACEVPCAYDVDSSGHVDIADIQLVAGFWGSPHPIYDFNGSGTVDVDDIQAVANWWNTICID